A window of the Kosakonia radicincitans DSM 16656 genome harbors these coding sequences:
- a CDS encoding DUF1883 domain-containing protein: MAVVKASLKLFGGDTIVVRCSANCHIHLMSEKSSAANAETDILSVQNRASAYLAVPYSGIWNVLIDSHSQSLEHSISYVAA; encoded by the coding sequence ATGGCGGTGGTAAAAGCAAGTTTGAAATTATTTGGCGGGGATACGATTGTCGTTCGTTGTTCAGCAAATTGTCATATTCATCTGATGAGCGAGAAGAGCAGCGCGGCTAACGCGGAGACCGATATTTTAAGCGTCCAGAACCGCGCAAGCGCCTATCTGGCGGTGCCTTACAGCGGGATCTGGAACGTGCTGATCGATAGCCACAGCCAGTCGCTGGAGCACTCAATCAGCTACGTTGCAGCGTAA
- the sirB1 gene encoding invasion regulator SirB1: MRSLADFEFNNAPLCDGMILVSELIRDDFPSLYVHEELERLLSLAREEISQAKPQDWQLEKLIELFYGEWGFKDTRGVYRLSDALWLDKVLENRQGSAVSLGAILLWVAGRLDIPLTPVIFPTQLILRAEWLDGEMWLINPFNGDTLDEHTLEVWLKGNISPVAELFNEDLDEADNAEVIRKLLDTLKSALMEEQQMELALRASEALLQFNPEDPYEIRDRGLIYAQLDCDHVALHDLSYFVEQCPEDPISEMIRAQINTISHKQITLH; the protein is encoded by the coding sequence ATGAGGTCGTTAGCTGATTTCGAATTTAACAACGCGCCATTATGCGACGGGATGATCCTTGTTTCAGAGCTGATTCGCGATGATTTTCCTTCATTGTACGTGCATGAAGAGCTGGAGCGTCTGCTGAGCCTGGCGCGAGAGGAAATAAGTCAGGCGAAGCCTCAGGACTGGCAGCTGGAAAAGCTCATTGAGTTGTTTTACGGCGAATGGGGTTTTAAAGACACGCGTGGGGTTTACCGTCTGTCTGATGCACTGTGGCTGGATAAAGTGCTGGAAAATCGTCAGGGAAGCGCCGTCTCTCTGGGGGCGATTTTATTGTGGGTCGCCGGGCGTCTCGACATTCCGCTGACGCCGGTCATTTTCCCGACGCAGCTGATCCTGCGTGCCGAGTGGCTGGACGGCGAAATGTGGCTCATTAACCCGTTTAATGGCGACACGCTGGACGAGCATACGCTCGAAGTCTGGCTGAAGGGCAATATCAGCCCGGTCGCCGAGCTGTTTAACGAAGATCTGGATGAAGCCGACAACGCTGAAGTGATCCGCAAGCTGCTGGATACCTTAAAGTCAGCGCTGATGGAAGAGCAACAGATGGAGCTGGCATTGCGCGCCAGTGAAGCGCTGTTACAGTTTAATCCGGAAGATCCCTATGAAATCCGTGACCGCGGGCTGATTTACGCCCAGCTTGATTGCGATCATGTGGCGCTGCACGACCTGAGTTACTTCGTCGAGCAGTGTCCGGAGGATCCGATTAGCGAGATGATCCGCGCGCAAATCAACACGATTTCGCACAAACAGATTACCCTGCATTAA
- the prmC gene encoding peptide chain release factor N(5)-glutamine methyltransferase codes for MDYQQWLRTTISQLQTSESPRRDAEILLGFVTGKTRTFILAFGETVLTAEQQQQLDALLARRALGEPVAHLVGEREFWSLPLFVSPATLIPRPDTECLVEQALNRLPASPCRILDLGTGTGAIALALASERPDCHVTAVDVVAEAVALAQRNAEHLAITNVNILQSRWFSALAGQQFAMIVSNPPYIDEQDPHLAQGDVRFEPLSALVAADHGLADLQTIICDARRFLQPGGWLLLEHGWQQGAAVRALFSQYGWQEVETCRDYGGNERLTLGKRPLQE; via the coding sequence ATGGACTATCAACAGTGGTTGCGTACGACGATAAGCCAGTTGCAGACGAGCGAAAGCCCGCGCCGCGACGCTGAAATTCTGCTGGGGTTTGTAACCGGCAAAACGCGCACCTTCATTCTCGCTTTTGGTGAAACGGTGCTTACGGCGGAACAGCAGCAGCAACTGGATGCGCTGCTGGCGCGACGTGCGCTTGGCGAACCGGTGGCGCATCTGGTCGGTGAGCGCGAATTCTGGTCGCTGCCGCTGTTTGTTTCTCCGGCGACGCTGATCCCGCGCCCGGACACGGAGTGCCTGGTTGAGCAGGCGTTAAACCGTCTTCCCGCTTCGCCGTGTCGCATTCTCGATCTGGGTACCGGCACCGGCGCGATCGCGCTGGCGCTGGCCAGCGAACGGCCGGATTGCCACGTTACTGCCGTCGATGTGGTTGCTGAAGCGGTAGCACTGGCGCAACGCAATGCGGAACACCTGGCGATTACCAATGTCAATATCCTGCAAAGTCGTTGGTTCAGTGCGCTTGCAGGGCAGCAGTTCGCCATGATTGTCAGCAATCCTCCCTATATTGACGAGCAGGATCCGCATCTCGCGCAGGGCGATGTCCGCTTTGAACCGCTGAGCGCGCTGGTGGCGGCCGATCATGGTCTCGCCGATTTACAGACCATCATTTGCGACGCGCGACGCTTTCTGCAGCCGGGTGGCTGGCTGCTGCTGGAACATGGCTGGCAGCAGGGCGCGGCGGTGCGTGCGCTGTTTTCACAATATGGCTGGCAGGAAGTGGAAACCTGCCGGGATTATGGCGGTAATGAGCGGCTGACGCTGGGAAAGCGGCCTTTACAGGAGTAA
- the chaB gene encoding putative cation transport regulator ChaB — MPYKEKSDLPDSVQHVLPAHAQEIYKEAFNSAWEQYKDKADRRDDASREETAHRVAWAAVKQDYEKGDDDRWHKKK; from the coding sequence ATGCCCTATAAAGAGAAATCCGATCTTCCTGACAGCGTCCAGCATGTACTGCCTGCTCATGCGCAGGAAATTTATAAAGAGGCGTTTAATAGCGCCTGGGAGCAGTATAAAGACAAAGCCGATCGGCGCGATGACGCCAGCCGCGAAGAGACTGCGCATCGCGTGGCCTGGGCGGCCGTTAAACAGGATTATGAAAAAGGCGATGACGATCGCTGGCACAAAAAGAAGTAA
- the kdsA gene encoding 3-deoxy-8-phosphooctulonate synthase produces MKQKVVSIGDINVANDLPFVLFGGMNVLESRDLAMRICEHYVTVTQKLGIPYVFKASFDKANRSSIKSYRGPGLEEGMKIFQELKQTFGVKVITDVHEASQAQPVADVVDVIQLPAFLARQTDLVEAMAKTGAVINVKKPQFVSPGQMGNIVDKFHEGGNDKVILCDRGANFGYDNLVVDMLGFGVMKKVSNNSPVIFDVTHALQCRDPFGAASGGRRAQVTELARAGMATGLAGLFIEAHPDPDNAKCDGPSALPLDKLEPFLRQIKAIDDLVKSFDELDTE; encoded by the coding sequence ATGAAACAAAAAGTGGTCAGCATTGGCGACATTAACGTTGCGAACGACCTGCCGTTTGTGCTGTTTGGTGGTATGAACGTGCTGGAATCCCGCGATCTGGCGATGCGCATTTGCGAACACTACGTGACTGTGACCCAGAAACTGGGCATTCCGTATGTGTTCAAAGCCTCTTTTGATAAAGCCAACCGTTCTTCCATCAAGTCCTATCGCGGGCCGGGTCTGGAAGAGGGGATGAAAATTTTCCAGGAACTGAAACAGACCTTTGGCGTAAAAGTGATCACCGACGTGCATGAAGCTTCCCAGGCGCAGCCGGTGGCCGATGTGGTCGACGTGATTCAGCTTCCGGCATTCCTCGCCCGCCAGACCGACCTGGTGGAAGCGATGGCGAAAACCGGCGCGGTAATTAACGTGAAAAAACCGCAGTTCGTCAGCCCTGGCCAGATGGGCAATATCGTGGATAAATTCCATGAAGGCGGTAATGACAAAGTGATCCTCTGCGACCGCGGCGCCAACTTTGGTTATGACAACCTGGTTGTGGATATGCTCGGTTTCGGCGTGATGAAGAAAGTCTCCAATAACTCGCCGGTGATTTTTGACGTCACCCACGCACTGCAATGCCGCGACCCGTTTGGCGCGGCTTCCGGCGGCCGCCGTGCGCAGGTCACTGAACTGGCTCGCGCAGGGATGGCAACCGGACTGGCTGGCCTGTTTATTGAAGCGCACCCGGATCCGGACAACGCAAAATGCGATGGCCCGTCCGCGCTGCCGCTGGACAAACTCGAACCGTTCCTCAGGCAGATCAAAGCGATTGACGATCTGGTGAAAAGCTTCGACGAACTCGACACCGAGTAA
- the chaA gene encoding sodium-potassium/proton antiporter ChaA — protein sequence MTTTHEAVKTRHKETSLIFPVLALAVLLFWGSSQSLPVVIGINILALVGILSSAFSVVRHADVLAHRLGEPYGSLILSLSVVILEVSLISALMATGDAAPTLMRDTLYSIIMIVTGGLVGFSLLLGGRKFATQYMNLFGIKQYLIALFPLAVIVLVFPMALPEANFTIGQSLLVALISAAMYGVFLLIQTKTHQSLFVYEHEDESDDDDPHHGKPSAHGNLWHTVWLIVHLIAVIAVTKMNAKPLEALLTEMNAPVAFTGFLVALLILSPEGLGALKAVLNNQVQRAMNLFFGSVLATISLTVPVVTLIAWLTGNHLVFGLGAPEMIVMVSSLLLCQLSFSTGRTNVLNGAAHMALFAAYLMTIFA from the coding sequence ATGACAACAACGCACGAAGCGGTTAAAACCCGCCACAAGGAGACATCCCTCATTTTCCCGGTGCTGGCGCTGGCCGTGCTGCTTTTCTGGGGAAGTTCGCAGTCATTGCCAGTGGTGATTGGCATCAATATTCTGGCGCTGGTCGGTATTCTTTCCAGCGCCTTTAGCGTGGTTCGCCATGCTGACGTACTCGCACACCGCCTGGGCGAGCCCTATGGTTCGCTGATTCTGAGTCTCTCGGTGGTGATCCTCGAAGTGAGCCTGATTTCCGCGCTGATGGCGACAGGCGATGCGGCGCCAACGCTGATGCGCGACACGCTTTACTCTATCATCATGATTGTTACCGGCGGGCTGGTAGGGTTCTCTCTGCTGCTCGGCGGGCGTAAATTCGCCACCCAGTATATGAATCTGTTCGGCATCAAACAGTATCTCATCGCCCTGTTCCCGTTGGCGGTTATTGTGCTGGTGTTCCCGATGGCGCTGCCGGAGGCCAATTTCACTATTGGTCAGTCGCTGCTGGTGGCATTAATCTCGGCAGCGATGTACGGCGTGTTTTTGCTGATTCAGACCAAAACGCACCAGAGTCTGTTTGTTTACGAGCATGAAGACGAGAGCGACGACGACGATCCGCATCACGGCAAACCGTCTGCACACGGGAATTTGTGGCATACCGTATGGCTGATCGTGCATCTGATTGCAGTGATCGCGGTGACCAAAATGAACGCGAAACCGCTGGAGGCACTGCTGACAGAGATGAATGCGCCCGTCGCGTTTACCGGTTTCCTGGTGGCGCTGCTGATCCTGTCGCCGGAAGGCCTTGGGGCGCTGAAAGCGGTGCTGAATAATCAGGTTCAGCGCGCCATGAATCTGTTTTTTGGTTCGGTGCTGGCAACCATTTCCCTGACGGTCCCGGTCGTTACGCTGATTGCGTGGCTCACTGGTAATCACCTGGTTTTTGGCCTTGGCGCGCCCGAGATGATTGTGATGGTGTCCTCCCTGCTGCTGTGCCAGCTCTCCTTCTCGACCGGCCGTACTAATGTGCTGAACGGCGCGGCGCATATGGCGCTGTTTGCGGCTTACCTGATGACGATATTTGCCTGA
- a CDS encoding gamma-glutamylcyclotransferase, producing MLTRDFLRTADCKTAFGDIEESLLWSAEQRAASLAATLACRPDEGPVWIFGYGSLMWNPALEFEESCTGTLVGWHRAFCLRLTAGRGTACQPGRMLALKEGGRTTGVAYRLPQETLTEELSLLWKREMITGCYMPSWCKLALDDGRVINALVFIMDPRHPLYESDTRTQTIAPLIASASGPLGTNAQYLFSLEQELIKLGMHDDCLNELVGRVRGLLEGEKPGPDLQPGFVC from the coding sequence ATGTTAACACGTGATTTCTTGCGAACAGCCGATTGTAAAACGGCGTTTGGCGACATTGAGGAGTCGCTGTTATGGTCAGCGGAACAACGGGCCGCATCGCTGGCAGCGACGCTCGCTTGTCGTCCGGATGAGGGGCCAGTGTGGATTTTCGGCTACGGTTCGCTGATGTGGAACCCGGCGCTGGAATTTGAAGAGTCATGCACCGGAACGCTGGTTGGCTGGCATCGCGCATTTTGCCTGCGTTTAACCGCAGGGCGCGGAACGGCCTGTCAGCCTGGCCGCATGCTGGCGCTGAAAGAGGGCGGCCGTACGACCGGTGTCGCTTACCGTCTGCCGCAGGAAACGCTTACGGAAGAACTGTCGCTGCTGTGGAAACGCGAAATGATCACCGGCTGCTATATGCCGAGCTGGTGCAAGCTGGCGCTGGACGATGGCCGTGTTATTAACGCGCTGGTGTTTATTATGGATCCACGCCATCCACTCTACGAATCCGATACCCGCACGCAAACTATCGCCCCGTTGATTGCCTCTGCCAGCGGCCCGCTTGGCACCAATGCGCAGTATCTTTTCTCGCTTGAACAGGAACTGATTAAACTCGGCATGCACGATGACTGCCTGAATGAGCTGGTGGGGAGAGTGCGTGGCTTGCTGGAGGGAGAAAAACCAGGCCCGGACCTGCAACCTGGTTTTGTCTGTTGA
- a CDS encoding YbhB/YbcL family Raf kinase inhibitor-like protein — MNCKLRGVLCSALLLYGVQVDANELFNLQSPAFADNALMEKKFAGNASNNPNCTGENQSPALVWSNPPANTKSFALLVHDPEGANGLGVTHLVAYNISPSTTGFAPNDLRDGKHYTGGKNSPGNLRWHGPCPPPGSGAHHYTFTLIATSLPPTLPEGLTREALLDKLKGHALAASGLIGRFGQ, encoded by the coding sequence ATGAATTGTAAACTGCGCGGAGTGCTCTGTAGCGCGCTGCTGTTGTACGGCGTACAGGTAGACGCCAATGAACTGTTTAACCTGCAATCCCCGGCTTTCGCCGACAATGCGTTGATGGAGAAAAAATTCGCCGGTAACGCCAGCAATAATCCCAACTGTACCGGTGAAAATCAGTCCCCCGCACTGGTGTGGAGTAACCCGCCAGCCAATACAAAAAGCTTCGCCCTGTTGGTTCACGATCCGGAAGGCGCGAACGGGCTGGGGGTGACGCATCTGGTGGCTTACAATATTTCGCCGTCAACGACCGGTTTTGCGCCAAACGATCTGCGCGACGGCAAACATTATACCGGCGGGAAAAATAGCCCCGGTAATCTGCGCTGGCATGGCCCCTGCCCACCGCCTGGCAGCGGCGCGCACCATTACACCTTCACGCTGATTGCCACTTCACTGCCACCAACATTGCCGGAAGGGCTAACCCGCGAGGCGCTGTTAGATAAACTCAAAGGACACGCGCTGGCCGCCAGCGGATTGATCGGCCGCTTCGGACAATAA
- the prfA gene encoding peptide chain release factor 1 — translation MKPSIVAKLEALHERHEEVQALLGDAQTIADQDRFRALSREYAQLSDVSRCFTDWQKVQEDIETAQMMLDDPEMREMAQEELRDAKEKSEQLEQHLQVLLLPKDPDDERNAFVEVRAGTGGDEAALFAGDLFRMYSRYAEARRWRVEIMSANEGEHGGYKEVIAKISGEGVYGRLKFESGGHRVQRVPATESQGRIHTSACTVAVMPELPEAELPDINPADLRIDTFRSSGAGGQHVNTTDSAIRITHLPTGIVVECQDERSQHKNKAKAMSVLGARIHAAEMAKRQQAEASTRRNLLGSGDRSDRNRTYNFPQGRVTDHRINLTLYRLDEVMEGKLDMLIEPIVQEYQADQLAALSEQE, via the coding sequence ATGAAGCCTTCTATCGTTGCCAAACTGGAAGCCCTGCATGAACGCCATGAAGAAGTTCAGGCGCTGCTGGGTGATGCGCAAACTATTGCCGACCAGGATCGTTTCCGTGCGCTGTCGCGGGAATATGCGCAGCTAAGCGATGTGTCGCGCTGTTTTACTGACTGGCAAAAGGTTCAGGAAGATATTGAAACGGCACAGATGATGCTCGACGACCCGGAAATGCGTGAAATGGCGCAGGAAGAGTTGCGCGATGCGAAAGAGAAAAGTGAGCAACTGGAGCAGCATTTACAGGTTTTACTCTTGCCGAAAGATCCGGATGACGAACGCAATGCCTTCGTTGAAGTGCGCGCGGGTACGGGCGGTGACGAAGCAGCATTATTTGCCGGCGATCTGTTCCGCATGTACAGCCGCTACGCGGAAGCCCGCCGCTGGCGCGTGGAGATCATGAGCGCTAACGAAGGCGAACATGGCGGCTATAAAGAAGTGATCGCCAAAATCAGCGGCGAAGGCGTCTACGGGCGTCTGAAGTTTGAATCGGGCGGCCATCGCGTGCAGCGCGTCCCGGCGACCGAATCACAGGGGCGTATTCACACTTCGGCCTGTACTGTTGCCGTCATGCCGGAGTTGCCTGAAGCTGAGCTACCGGATATCAACCCGGCGGATCTGCGTATTGATACTTTCCGCTCCTCCGGGGCTGGCGGCCAGCACGTTAACACCACCGACTCGGCAATCCGTATTACCCACCTGCCGACGGGGATTGTGGTCGAATGCCAGGACGAACGTTCACAGCATAAAAACAAAGCCAAAGCGATGTCGGTGCTGGGCGCGCGTATCCACGCGGCAGAGATGGCGAAACGCCAGCAGGCGGAAGCATCAACCCGCCGCAATCTGCTGGGCAGCGGCGATCGCAGCGATCGCAACCGCACATACAATTTTCCGCAGGGGCGCGTTACCGATCACCGCATCAACTTGACGCTCTACCGTCTTGATGAGGTGATGGAAGGCAAGCTCGATATGCTGATCGAGCCGATTGTGCAGGAATACCAGGCCGATCAACTGGCGGCGCTTTCCGAGCAGGAATAA
- a CDS encoding methyl-accepting chemotaxis protein yields MFRSIKSRIIAATAGCLAIALLLNTIINYQVTRQHNQEIQQDILSSTSVSHSIAIADWVASKMEIINSLQSVALTDDPVPIFTQMAHAGGFTNVYIGYASKTAKFSDPTGVPADYDPTIRPWYQQVLKADAPVVTAPYVDAGSGKLVVTFAVPVKENGTLKGVVAGDVSMDSVVANVRGINPSPNSSGLLLDSDGTVIAANSDKLTLKPFAEALSGVSFAELRAGKTVEGQYAGAQKILQATPVKGTHWLLTVALDSADSTAGLQAQLKASALSLVVLVLVAGGVMHWIVSTMLKRLLTIRDAMNAISNGTDDLSQRLPVDGHDEVTQIAHAFNAFSDKLSVVMVKLRDSSQSVQQAAQEIAAGNQDLSGRTEQAASSLRETASAVEQITASVAQSTDAAAQANQQAHAASAAASRGGQVVTQAITTMQSIETASAKIGDITSVIDGIAFQTNILALNASVEAARAGEQGRGFAVVAGEVRNLASRSAQAAKEIKTLIDSTTESVATGSRFVRLAGDSMTDIVSSIDSVSVIMREITVATSEQMKGIQEINHAVIDLDRMVQQNAELVIQSASAAGALRSQAGELAETAGHFRI; encoded by the coding sequence ATGTTTAGATCGATTAAATCCCGCATTATTGCGGCCACGGCGGGATGTCTCGCTATCGCTTTGCTTCTTAACACCATTATTAACTATCAGGTCACTCGCCAGCATAATCAAGAAATTCAACAGGATATCCTTTCCAGCACCAGCGTCAGCCACAGTATTGCCATTGCCGACTGGGTCGCCAGTAAAATGGAGATCATCAACTCGCTGCAAAGCGTTGCCTTAACTGACGATCCGGTGCCCATTTTCACGCAGATGGCGCATGCCGGTGGCTTCACCAATGTGTATATCGGTTACGCCAGCAAAACGGCGAAATTCTCCGATCCGACCGGCGTACCCGCCGATTATGATCCGACGATTCGTCCGTGGTATCAGCAGGTGCTGAAAGCGGATGCACCGGTAGTGACCGCACCGTATGTCGATGCAGGTAGCGGGAAACTGGTGGTCACATTTGCCGTACCGGTGAAAGAGAACGGTACGCTGAAAGGCGTGGTCGCCGGTGATGTTTCGATGGACAGCGTGGTCGCTAACGTACGCGGCATCAATCCATCGCCTAACAGCAGCGGTTTGCTGCTGGATAGCGACGGCACGGTGATTGCCGCGAACAGCGATAAACTGACGCTCAAACCCTTTGCAGAAGCGCTCAGCGGGGTGAGTTTCGCCGAGTTGCGCGCCGGGAAAACCGTCGAAGGCCAGTACGCTGGCGCACAGAAGATACTGCAAGCCACCCCGGTCAAAGGCACCCACTGGCTGCTGACCGTGGCGCTGGACAGCGCAGATTCCACGGCTGGTTTGCAGGCACAGCTCAAAGCGTCCGCCCTGTCGCTGGTCGTGCTGGTACTGGTTGCCGGTGGGGTCATGCACTGGATCGTGTCGACCATGCTTAAACGACTGCTGACGATTCGCGATGCGATGAATGCCATCAGTAACGGCACCGACGATCTTTCCCAGCGTTTACCGGTGGATGGCCATGATGAAGTGACGCAAATCGCCCATGCCTTTAACGCTTTCAGCGATAAATTGTCGGTGGTGATGGTTAAACTGCGTGATTCCAGTCAATCCGTGCAGCAAGCAGCGCAAGAGATTGCTGCGGGTAACCAGGATCTCTCAGGAAGGACTGAACAGGCGGCTTCCAGTCTGCGAGAAACGGCCAGCGCCGTTGAGCAGATCACCGCGTCGGTCGCCCAGTCCACCGATGCTGCCGCTCAGGCTAATCAGCAGGCACATGCGGCATCTGCAGCGGCATCCCGCGGCGGTCAGGTAGTGACGCAGGCGATCACCACCATGCAATCCATTGAAACCGCTTCTGCGAAAATCGGCGACATCACCAGTGTGATTGACGGTATCGCCTTCCAGACGAATATTCTGGCGCTGAATGCCTCCGTCGAAGCGGCACGCGCAGGCGAACAGGGACGCGGGTTTGCCGTGGTCGCCGGTGAAGTACGCAACCTGGCCAGCCGCAGTGCGCAGGCGGCGAAGGAGATCAAAACGCTGATTGATTCGACCACCGAAAGCGTCGCCACCGGTTCACGCTTTGTTCGGCTGGCGGGCGACAGTATGACCGACATTGTTTCCAGCATCGACAGTGTGTCGGTGATCATGCGTGAGATCACCGTCGCCACCAGCGAGCAGATGAAGGGCATTCAGGAAATCAATCATGCGGTTATCGATCTTGACCGGATGGTGCAGCAAAACGCCGAACTGGTGATCCAGTCCGCTTCCGCCGCAGGCGCGCTGCGCTCACAAGCCGGGGAGCTTGCTGAAACTGCCGGACATTTCCGCATTTAA
- a CDS encoding DsrE/DsrF/TusD sulfur relay family protein, with the protein MQKIVIVATGAAYGSESLFSSLRLAIALCEEESAKQLKVFLMSDAVTAGLRGQNPAEGYNLQQMLEILTAQGVVVKLCKTCTDGRGITALPLADGVEIGTLVELAHWTVAADKVLTF; encoded by the coding sequence ATGCAAAAGATCGTCATTGTCGCCACCGGCGCGGCTTATGGTAGCGAATCGCTGTTCAGTAGTTTGCGGCTGGCAATCGCCCTCTGCGAAGAAGAAAGCGCGAAGCAGTTGAAAGTGTTTTTAATGTCCGACGCGGTTACGGCTGGTCTGCGCGGGCAAAACCCGGCGGAAGGTTATAACCTGCAACAGATGCTGGAAATTTTGACCGCCCAGGGCGTGGTGGTGAAATTATGCAAAACCTGCACCGATGGACGCGGTATCACCGCCCTGCCGCTGGCAGATGGCGTGGAAATCGGCACGTTGGTGGAACTGGCGCACTGGACGGTGGCCGCGGATAAGGTATTAACTTTTTAA
- the sirB2 gene encoding invasion regulator SirB2: MHAFNILITLHLTCVALTISLFVLRYWWRWANNPRAQARWVRVVPHVVDSLLLLSGGGLMWVTGYLPFTVKGAWLTEKLFGVIIYIVLGFIALGRHRPRSQQTGFIAFMLGLVVLYIIIKLAATKVPILG, translated from the coding sequence ATGCACGCCTTTAACATACTGATTACATTGCATTTGACCTGCGTTGCGTTGACCATTAGCCTGTTCGTTTTACGCTACTGGTGGCGCTGGGCGAACAACCCACGCGCGCAGGCCCGCTGGGTGCGGGTGGTGCCGCATGTGGTCGACAGCCTATTGCTGTTAAGCGGTGGCGGGTTGATGTGGGTAACGGGCTATTTACCTTTTACTGTTAAAGGCGCTTGGCTGACTGAAAAGCTGTTTGGCGTTATCATCTACATCGTTTTGGGTTTTATCGCGCTTGGACGACATCGTCCGCGCAGCCAGCAAACGGGTTTTATCGCCTTTATGCTGGGGCTGGTGGTGCTGTACATCATCATTAAACTCGCCGCCACAAAAGTACCGATACTGGGGTAA